The following proteins are encoded in a genomic region of Bosea beijingensis:
- a CDS encoding NAD-dependent epimerase/dehydratase family protein: MADQRVLVTGASGFVGPHVVAALLEAGYVPRLALRNPRPVPAGAESVETGDLSGPVDWRPALEGVDHVVHMAGLAHAGPGLDEALYRRINTEATLELARAAEKAGIRRFVYLSSIKALTGVFDGPPLTEDSPPAPGDPYGRSKLAAEQGLAARDLDWVALRPVLIYGPGVKANMAALLKLARLPLPLPLGGLKAPRSLLAVENLASAILFALTPACPVRQSYTLSDPEPISVADMLAAMRAGLGRGPGLLPVPEAWLRRLAGLAGREETFLKLAGSVVARPERLLRAGWRPQVETKAALARLAASSRAG; the protein is encoded by the coding sequence ATGGCTGACCAGCGCGTCCTCGTCACCGGCGCGAGCGGCTTCGTCGGGCCGCATGTCGTCGCGGCTTTGCTTGAGGCCGGCTACGTCCCGCGCCTCGCCCTGCGCAATCCCCGGCCCGTCCCTGCCGGAGCGGAGAGCGTGGAGACCGGTGATCTGTCAGGCCCCGTCGACTGGCGCCCTGCTCTGGAGGGCGTCGACCATGTCGTGCATATGGCCGGCCTCGCCCATGCCGGGCCGGGGCTCGACGAGGCGCTCTACCGGCGGATCAACACCGAGGCGACGCTGGAGCTCGCACGCGCCGCCGAAAAGGCGGGCATACGGCGCTTCGTATACCTGTCCTCGATCAAGGCGCTGACCGGCGTCTTCGACGGCCCGCCGCTGACCGAGGATAGCCCGCCGGCGCCCGGCGATCCCTATGGCCGCTCCAAGCTCGCGGCCGAACAGGGCCTCGCCGCGCGCGACCTCGACTGGGTCGCACTGCGTCCGGTCCTGATCTACGGGCCGGGCGTGAAGGCCAATATGGCCGCCTTGCTCAAGCTGGCGCGCCTGCCGCTGCCGCTGCCGCTGGGCGGATTGAAGGCACCGCGCTCGCTGCTCGCCGTCGAGAATCTGGCCAGCGCCATCCTGTTCGCGCTGACGCCCGCCTGTCCGGTGCGGCAGAGCTACACCCTCTCCGATCCCGAGCCGATCAGCGTTGCCGATATGCTGGCTGCGATGCGCGCCGGGCTCGGCCGCGGTCCCGGCCTGCTGCCGGTGCCGGAGGCGTGGCTGCGCCGACTGGCGGGCCTCGCCGGCCGCGAGGAGACCTTCCTGAAGCTGGCGGGGAGTGTCGTCGCCCGGCCGGAGCGTCTGCTCAGGGCTGGCTGGCGGCCGCAGGTTGAGACGAAGGCGGCGCTGGCGCGTCTGGCCGCTTCGAGTCGCGCCGGCTGA
- a CDS encoding GGDEF domain-containing protein: MVASTVKHFASELVDELWVDLARHIRVQALFDNESLARRFRGALLQWLVEIFPREPLDPTLFLMRQSEIGSTHARIQIPTSLSMLAARAFKRGIYNNLKHTRLSRDEFAQAALYVSGVVDIATAAITAAHISGLDRNLRAEEALRQVSIDHDFRAEREKQKASLAEWAQAVFFGSHIVGEADGVLPLSRSEFGLWFSHRANLLFGRTAEYASIARLVDHADTHIRQLRDGGAASRSQEHLREIRQIVGQINNLLSVQFSHSFDMGSARDPLSRLLNRRFLRAAISREIALRRRTSRAFSMIMLEISQFETLRARLGEAGADTVVQQTAAMLLNAVRSSDTVFSMGRETFLIIRVGTDGREAAVFARSIVESYAATHFSIDGQTVLKNTLNVGVIEYDGHPDPRRLVDQVANALRNEKVGK, translated from the coding sequence ATGGTCGCAAGCACGGTCAAGCACTTCGCCAGCGAGCTGGTCGACGAGCTCTGGGTGGATCTCGCGCGTCATATCCGGGTCCAGGCCCTGTTCGACAACGAGAGCCTGGCCAGGCGTTTTCGAGGCGCGCTGTTGCAGTGGCTGGTCGAGATCTTCCCGCGGGAGCCGCTTGACCCGACGCTGTTCCTCATGCGCCAGTCCGAGATCGGGTCGACCCATGCTCGCATCCAGATTCCGACCTCGCTGAGCATGCTCGCGGCGCGGGCGTTCAAGCGCGGCATCTACAACAATCTCAAGCATACCCGGCTGTCGCGCGACGAATTCGCCCAGGCCGCGCTCTATGTCTCAGGTGTCGTCGATATCGCGACGGCGGCGATCACCGCCGCCCATATCAGCGGGCTCGACCGCAACCTGCGTGCGGAGGAAGCGCTTCGACAGGTCTCGATCGACCACGATTTCCGTGCCGAGCGGGAAAAGCAGAAGGCGTCGCTCGCTGAATGGGCGCAGGCCGTCTTTTTCGGTTCCCATATCGTCGGCGAGGCCGATGGCGTCCTGCCGCTCAGCCGCTCCGAATTCGGTTTGTGGTTTTCCCATCGGGCGAACCTGCTGTTCGGCCGGACCGCGGAATATGCCTCGATCGCCCGGCTCGTCGATCACGCCGACACCCATATCCGGCAACTGCGCGACGGTGGGGCTGCGTCGCGCAGCCAGGAGCATCTGCGCGAGATCCGGCAGATCGTCGGCCAGATCAACAACCTCCTGAGTGTCCAGTTCAGCCATTCCTTCGACATGGGCAGCGCCAGGGACCCGCTGTCGCGGCTGCTGAATCGGCGGTTCCTCAGGGCCGCGATCTCCCGCGAGATCGCGCTGCGCCGGCGGACGAGCCGTGCGTTCTCGATGATCATGCTCGAGATCTCGCAGTTCGAGACCCTGCGGGCTCGCCTCGGCGAGGCAGGTGCCGATACGGTCGTCCAGCAGACGGCCGCGATGCTGCTCAACGCCGTGCGCTCGAGCGACACCGTCTTCAGCATGGGCCGGGAGACCTTCCTGATCATCCGGGTCGGGACGGATGGCAGGGAAGCGGCGGTCTTCGCCCGCAGCATCGTCGAAAGCTATGCGGCGACGCATTTCTCGATCGACGGCCAGACCGTCCTGAAGAACACGCTGAATGTCGGCGTCATCGAATATGACGGCCATCCCGATCCGCGCCGCCTCGTCGACCAGGTCGCCAACGCCTTGCGCAACGAGAAGGTCGGCAAGTGA
- a CDS encoding TetR/AcrR family transcriptional regulator yields MSNPERDTRQTIVDTAERFFRDIGYQKTTVADIAKSLRMSPANVYRFFDSKKSINEAVLERYKREQEEAIAAIADEDRSAAERLRDILATSYRLNAARFAGHARMQEMVCAAMEESWDAIIAHIERFDVVLRRVVADGIARGEFRPMEPAHATGCIRTAMIRFMHPLLITQCECIPGPTPDEMIAFVLSALEARPQTR; encoded by the coding sequence GTGAGCAATCCCGAACGCGATACCAGGCAGACCATCGTCGACACCGCCGAGCGCTTCTTCCGCGATATCGGGTACCAGAAGACGACCGTGGCGGACATCGCCAAATCCCTGCGGATGAGCCCCGCCAACGTCTATCGCTTCTTCGATTCCAAGAAGTCGATCAACGAGGCCGTGCTCGAGCGCTACAAGCGCGAGCAGGAAGAGGCGATCGCCGCCATCGCCGATGAAGACCGCTCCGCCGCCGAGCGCCTGCGCGACATCCTCGCGACGTCCTATCGCCTGAACGCCGCCCGCTTCGCCGGCCACGCCCGCATGCAGGAGATGGTCTGCGCCGCGATGGAGGAGAGCTGGGACGCGATCATCGCCCATATCGAGCGCTTCGACGTCGTGCTGCGCCGCGTGGTCGCGGACGGTATCGCCCGCGGCGAATTCCGGCCGATGGAACCGGCCCATGCCACCGGCTGCATCCGCACCGCGATGATCCGCTTCATGCACCCGCTATTGATTACGCAATGCGAGTGCATCCCCGGCCCGACGCCGGACGAGATGATCGCCTTCGTGCTAAGCGCGCTGGAAGCCCGGCCGCAAACCCGCTGA
- a CDS encoding methyl-accepting chemotaxis protein: MFLPLNAANKPLTAPADASVRYLTWVELSSLRHIALGTGMALNFFTKDGASAQIEAIHRSQAVIEFDITGKVLSANENFLTATGYLLAEIVGRPHAIFLQKDEAEASAYKAFWNALRQGEPQEGQFLRVRKDSAPLWLQAIYAPVLGRDGKPTRIVKFATDITTQKAEIANSEAQIAAIRKSQAVIEFNLDGTILDANENFLNAVGYRLDEIKGQHHRLFITPEQHQSDEYKRFWAKLGRGEYDEGEYLRIGKGGRRVWIQATYNPILDSAGRPYKVVKFASDITARRREQEALQLTVAETQQVVAAAKQKNLNPRIEMTGKDGDLRNLCEGVNALIETLCDVVTTTADISGTLAAGSTTINQDSRNLAQRTEEQASSLEETAATTEELAASVKQSAARAQDATMLGEKANAIANRGGDIVSAAITAMERIERASSNIAEIINVIDTIAFQTNLLALNAAVEAARAGEAGRGFAVVASEVRALAQRSSDSANDIKKLITDSAAEVAAGVKLVQDAGAALTEIVQSSRQVSTALADISIASQEQANGIEEVAKVVAHLDEMTQQNATMVEQSQAVAGTLENSAKRLQSLVTSFQIPLERLSGKADSGAFSRPAPIEAVPATEPARLQRKVLRAMNGRDDWAEF, translated from the coding sequence TTGTTCCTGCCGTTAAACGCAGCTAACAAACCCTTAACCGCTCCTGCAGACGCCTCCGTTCGTTATTTAACTTGGGTAGAGCTTTCTTCTCTGCGTCACATCGCGCTGGGAACGGGAATGGCTCTCAATTTCTTCACCAAGGACGGCGCTTCCGCGCAGATCGAAGCGATCCATCGATCGCAGGCCGTGATCGAGTTCGACATCACCGGCAAGGTTCTCTCCGCTAACGAAAATTTCCTTACGGCAACCGGCTACCTGCTGGCGGAAATCGTCGGCCGCCCCCACGCCATCTTCCTGCAAAAGGACGAGGCCGAAGCGTCGGCCTACAAGGCGTTCTGGAACGCGCTGCGCCAGGGAGAGCCGCAGGAGGGCCAGTTCCTGCGCGTCCGCAAGGACAGCGCGCCACTTTGGCTCCAGGCGATCTACGCGCCGGTGCTCGGACGCGACGGCAAGCCGACCAGGATCGTCAAGTTCGCCACCGACATCACCACCCAGAAGGCCGAGATCGCCAATTCGGAAGCGCAGATCGCCGCGATCCGCAAATCGCAAGCCGTCATCGAATTCAATCTCGACGGCACCATCCTCGATGCCAACGAGAACTTCCTGAACGCCGTCGGCTACCGCCTCGACGAGATCAAGGGCCAGCATCACCGCCTTTTCATCACACCCGAGCAGCATCAATCTGACGAGTACAAGCGCTTCTGGGCCAAGCTCGGCCGCGGCGAATACGACGAGGGAGAGTATCTGCGCATCGGCAAGGGAGGGCGCCGGGTCTGGATCCAGGCGACCTATAATCCGATCCTCGATTCGGCCGGGCGGCCGTACAAGGTGGTGAAATTCGCCTCCGACATCACCGCACGGCGACGCGAGCAGGAAGCGCTCCAGCTCACGGTCGCCGAGACCCAACAGGTCGTCGCCGCCGCCAAGCAGAAGAACCTCAATCCGCGCATCGAGATGACCGGCAAGGACGGCGACCTGCGCAATCTCTGCGAAGGCGTGAACGCCCTGATCGAAACGCTCTGCGACGTCGTGACCACGACGGCCGACATTTCCGGCACGCTCGCGGCCGGCTCCACGACGATCAACCAAGACAGCCGCAACCTCGCGCAGCGGACCGAGGAACAGGCCTCCTCGCTGGAGGAGACGGCGGCCACGACCGAGGAGCTCGCGGCTTCCGTCAAGCAGAGCGCGGCGCGGGCACAGGACGCGACGATGCTCGGCGAGAAAGCCAATGCCATCGCCAATCGCGGCGGCGATATCGTCAGCGCGGCGATCACGGCGATGGAGCGCATCGAGCGCGCATCGAGCAACATCGCCGAGATCATCAACGTCATCGACACGATCGCCTTCCAGACCAACCTGCTGGCCCTGAACGCAGCCGTCGAGGCGGCGCGGGCGGGCGAGGCGGGGCGGGGCTTCGCTGTGGTCGCCTCGGAAGTCCGGGCGCTGGCCCAGCGCTCCAGCGATTCGGCCAACGACATCAAGAAGCTGATCACGGATTCGGCCGCGGAGGTCGCGGCCGGCGTGAAGCTGGTCCAGGATGCCGGCGCCGCGCTGACCGAGATCGTACAATCCTCGCGGCAGGTCTCCACCGCGCTCGCGGATATCTCGATCGCCTCGCAGGAGCAGGCGAACGGGATCGAGGAGGTCGCCAAGGTCGTGGCCCATCTCGACGAGATGACCCAGCAGAACGCCACGATGGTCGAGCAGAGCCAGGCCGTCGCCGGCACGCTCGAGAATTCGGCGAAGCGGCTTCAGTCCCTCGTCACCTCCTTCCAGATCCCGCTGGAACGGCTGAGCGGCAAGGCCGACAGCGGCGCCTTCAGCCGGCCTGCCCCGATTGAAGCCGTACCCGCGACCGAACCCGCCAGGCTGCAACGCAAGGTGCTGCGCGCGATGAACGGCCGCGACGACTGGGCGGAGTTCTGA
- a CDS encoding cobyric acid synthase, with protein sequence MARSPVPAIMILGTGSNVGKSLIVAGLCRLFANRGLKVRPFKPQNMSNNAAATSAGEIGRAQALQARAARVEPHPDMNPVLLKPEGEQGSQIILQGRVAGRLASRDFARRGDFLPQVLDSFTRLGEGADLVLVEGAGSPAETNLRARDIANLGFARAANVPAVLIGDIDRGGVIASLVGTHAVLDREDRAMIRAFAINRFRGAVELFAPGVATIAETTGWPCLGVVPWFADAVRLPAEDGLDIRSGRKAGARIRIAVPVLPGIANFDDLDPLKLEADVDLAMIGLGQPLPGDADLVILPGSKTTLRDLAALRREGWDIDILAHRRRGGRVLGLCGGYQMLGRVVRDPLGLEGPPGEAPGLGLLDVETTLDADKTVREVTFVDAGSAAEGRAYEIHLGRTEGLDTIRAPFRVEGQPEGAASPDGRVAGSYLHGAFASDAVRGAWLGAVDRQRHEPSGLHYEDAVEATLDRLAMHLNDHFDTKTLLNLARDRHSAV encoded by the coding sequence ATGGCCCGCTCCCCCGTTCCCGCGATCATGATCCTCGGCACCGGCTCCAATGTCGGGAAGTCGCTGATCGTCGCCGGGCTATGCCGGCTTTTCGCGAATCGCGGGCTGAAGGTGCGGCCGTTCAAGCCGCAGAACATGTCGAACAATGCCGCCGCGACCAGCGCCGGCGAGATCGGCCGGGCGCAGGCGCTCCAGGCCCGCGCCGCCCGTGTCGAACCGCATCCCGACATGAACCCCGTCCTGCTCAAGCCGGAGGGCGAGCAGGGCAGCCAGATCATCCTGCAGGGCCGCGTCGCCGGGCGCCTCGCCTCGCGTGATTTCGCCCGGCGCGGCGATTTTCTGCCGCAGGTGCTCGACAGCTTTACCCGGCTGGGCGAGGGCGCCGATCTCGTCCTCGTCGAAGGCGCGGGATCGCCGGCCGAAACCAACCTGCGTGCCCGCGACATCGCCAATCTCGGCTTCGCCCGCGCCGCCAACGTTCCCGCCGTGCTGATCGGCGATATCGACCGCGGCGGCGTGATTGCGAGCCTCGTCGGCACTCACGCAGTGCTCGACAGGGAAGACCGGGCGATGATCCGCGCCTTCGCGATCAACCGGTTCAGGGGCGCCGTCGAGCTGTTCGCGCCCGGCGTCGCGACCATCGCCGAGACAACCGGCTGGCCCTGCCTCGGCGTCGTGCCCTGGTTTGCCGACGCGGTGCGCCTGCCGGCCGAGGACGGGCTGGACATCCGCTCGGGGCGTAAAGCCGGAGCCCGGATCAGGATCGCCGTGCCGGTGCTGCCGGGCATCGCCAATTTCGACGATCTCGACCCGCTCAAGCTGGAGGCGGATGTCGACCTCGCCATGATCGGGCTGGGGCAGCCGCTGCCGGGCGATGCCGATCTCGTTATCCTGCCGGGCTCCAAGACGACGCTGCGCGACCTCGCGGCCCTGCGCCGGGAAGGCTGGGATATCGACATCCTCGCCCATCGCCGCCGCGGCGGCCGCGTTCTCGGGCTCTGCGGCGGCTACCAGATGCTCGGCCGGGTGGTGCGCGACCCGCTCGGGCTGGAAGGGCCGCCGGGAGAGGCGCCGGGGCTCGGCCTGCTCGATGTCGAAACCACGCTCGATGCCGACAAGACCGTGCGCGAGGTCACTTTCGTCGATGCCGGCAGCGCGGCCGAAGGCCGTGCCTACGAAATCCATCTCGGCCGGACCGAGGGCCTCGACACGATCCGTGCTCCGTTCCGCGTTGAAGGTCAGCCGGAAGGCGCCGCGAGCCCGGACGGCCGGGTCGCCGGCAGCTACCTGCATGGCGCCTTTGCTTCGGACGCAGTGCGCGGCGCCTGGCTCGGAGCCGTCGATCGCCAGCGGCACGAGCCGTCAGGCCTGCATTATGAGGATGCGGTCGAGGCGACCCTGGATCGGCTCGCCATGCATTTGAACGATCATTTCGATACGAAAACCCTGCTCAATCTCGCGAGGGACCGCCATTCCGCGGTTTGA
- a CDS encoding 2'-deoxycytidine 5'-triphosphate deaminase: MLTFKPGIQPDSSIRAFIEAGAITLAKPPAEGQIQPASLDLRLGARAYRVRASFLPGPERTVRSRIEDLSLHEIDLTQGAVLETDCVYIAELMEGLRLPKGLRAAANPKSSTGRLDVFTRVITDRAREFDLVEDGYEGPLFIEISPRTFPVLVRSGSRLSQIRFRAGETRLDDRALGEVHARETLVSAAEPSFQGGVAVSVDLSGFDGLLGYRGKHHTALIDVDRVGAYRPADFWEPIHDDGSGSMILDPGQFYILASKESVHVPPDYAAEMTPFDALVGEFRVHYAGFFDPGFGHRAAGGQGARAVLEVRSRDVPFIIEDGQIVGRLVYESMAARPEALYGADLKSNYQGQALKLSKHFKG; this comes from the coding sequence ATGCTGACCTTCAAGCCCGGCATCCAGCCTGACAGCTCCATCCGCGCCTTCATCGAGGCGGGGGCGATCACGCTCGCCAAGCCGCCGGCCGAGGGGCAGATCCAGCCCGCGAGCCTCGACCTGCGCCTGGGCGCGCGGGCCTATCGCGTCCGCGCCTCGTTCCTGCCCGGCCCGGAGCGCACGGTGCGCAGCCGGATCGAGGACCTCTCGCTGCACGAGATCGACCTGACGCAGGGCGCGGTGCTGGAGACCGATTGCGTCTATATCGCCGAGCTGATGGAAGGCCTGCGCCTGCCCAAGGGCCTGCGCGCCGCCGCCAATCCGAAGAGCTCGACCGGCCGCCTCGACGTCTTCACCCGCGTCATCACCGATCGCGCCCGCGAATTCGACCTCGTCGAGGACGGTTATGAAGGCCCGCTCTTCATCGAGATCTCGCCGCGCACCTTCCCGGTGCTGGTCCGCTCCGGCTCGCGTCTCTCGCAGATCCGCTTCCGCGCCGGCGAGACCCGGCTCGACGACCGCGCGCTTGGCGAGGTTCATGCCCGCGAGACATTGGTCAGCGCGGCCGAGCCCTCCTTCCAGGGCGGCGTCGCCGTCAGCGTCGATCTCTCGGGCTTCGACGGCCTGCTCGGCTATCGCGGCAAGCATCACACGGCGCTGATCGATGTCGATCGTGTGGGTGCCTATCGGCCCGCCGATTTCTGGGAGCCGATCCACGACGACGGGTCGGGCAGCATGATCCTCGATCCCGGCCAGTTCTACATCCTCGCCTCCAAGGAGTCTGTGCATGTCCCGCCGGACTATGCCGCCGAGATGACGCCCTTCGATGCGCTCGTCGGCGAGTTCCGCGTCCACTATGCCGGCTTCTTCGACCCCGGCTTCGGCCATCGCGCCGCCGGCGGCCAGGGCGCGCGCGCCGTGCTGGAGGTCCGCTCCCGCGACGTGCCCTTCATCATCGAGGACGGCCAGATCGTCGGCCGCCTCGTTTATGAGAGCATGGCCGCCCGTCCCGAAGCGCTTTACGGCGCCGATCTCAAGTCCAACTACCAGGGCCAGGCCCTGAAGCTCTCCAAGCACTTCAAGGGCTGA
- a CDS encoding MraY family glycosyltransferase produces the protein MLRPLTICAAAAVLAAVLCVALRPLLLRYALARPNARSSHKIPTPQGGGIAVLAGAFLALGASLWLAPVEGEAARAVLVLALAVTGLGIVGAWDDIRPLPASVRLVLQAACVGFVLFRAAPELRLFPELLPLSVERALALFAGVWFVNLVNFMDGLDWITVAGMVPLAAALALAGMSGTIDPVTGWLAAALGGGLLGFAPFNRPVARLFLGDVGSLPIGLVTAYLLYRLAGTGAFAAALILPLYHIADATITLLRRLARGEKVWEAHRSHFYQQATTNGFSVLAVVGRVALLNLALAVIAGISLAWPALPVQFVCLAAAALLTGFLLHRFATGPRHG, from the coding sequence GTGCTCCGCCCCCTGACGATCTGTGCTGCCGCCGCCGTTCTGGCGGCGGTGCTGTGCGTGGCCCTGCGCCCGCTCCTGTTGCGCTATGCGCTCGCGCGGCCGAATGCCCGGTCCAGCCACAAAATTCCGACCCCGCAGGGCGGCGGCATCGCCGTTCTCGCGGGCGCCTTCCTCGCGCTCGGCGCATCGCTTTGGCTCGCCCCGGTCGAGGGCGAGGCGGCACGTGCCGTGCTGGTGCTCGCGCTTGCGGTGACAGGGCTCGGCATCGTCGGCGCCTGGGATGACATCCGGCCCTTGCCGGCGAGCGTCAGGCTCGTGCTTCAGGCAGCCTGCGTCGGTTTCGTGCTGTTTCGCGCCGCACCGGAATTGCGCCTGTTTCCCGAATTGCTGCCGCTCTCGGTCGAACGCGCCCTCGCGCTCTTTGCAGGGGTCTGGTTCGTCAACCTCGTCAATTTCATGGACGGGCTCGACTGGATCACGGTCGCCGGCATGGTGCCGCTGGCGGCGGCTCTGGCGCTCGCCGGGATGAGCGGCACGATCGACCCGGTGACGGGCTGGCTCGCGGCCGCGCTTGGCGGCGGCCTTCTTGGCTTCGCACCATTCAACCGGCCGGTCGCGCGACTCTTCCTCGGCGATGTCGGCTCGCTGCCGATCGGGCTGGTCACCGCCTATCTGCTCTACCGTCTGGCCGGCACCGGCGCCTTCGCCGCGGCGCTGATCCTGCCGCTCTACCACATCGCCGACGCGACGATCACGCTGCTGCGTCGCCTCGCCCGTGGCGAGAAGGTCTGGGAGGCGCATCGCTCGCATTTCTACCAGCAGGCGACGACGAACGGCTTCAGCGTGCTCGCCGTGGTCGGCCGCGTCGCCCTGCTCAATCTCGCGCTTGCCGTGATCGCGGGCATTTCGCTGGCCTGGCCGGCGCTCCCGGTCCAGTTCGTCTGCCTGGCCGCTGCCGCCTTGCTCACCGGCTTCCTCCTGCACCGCTTCGCGACCGGCCCCCGGCATGGCTGA
- a CDS encoding nucleoside-diphosphate sugar epimerase/dehydratase: MAALPKQNLKKLAVVLHDLAVTALAIWLVFVVRFEGAQLTEHLRYLPRFLPFFVAYAGLIYWLFSLYRSKWRFASLPDLSNIVKAVSVLTVSLLAVDYVLVAPNFYGAFYFGKISIALYWLVQVSLLGGPRLAYRYFKYARSRTSAVREASLPTLLLGRGVEVEMVIRAMEAGTMRRLRPAGILSPRPDDLGQSIRGVPVLGLLSDLERVAGEAIERGEAYRRIVATPAALVPEAQPEKWLARTRKLALPISRIDSLGEGVRDTEVAPLEIEDLLVRSTVTIDRYRLGTFLKGKRVIVTGGGGSIGSEICLRCAAFGAAELLIVESSEPALFQISEQLSVQAPDTAVSGVLADVRDRERVMPLFAGFKPDIVVHAAALKHVPYLEADWSEGIKTNIFGSVNVMDAAVAAGARTFVMISTDKAIEPVSMLGATKRFAEIYAQSRDAELVAADSGIRLVAVRFGNVLGSAGSVVPKFKAQIARGGPVTVTSPDMIRYFMTIREACDLVLTAASHARAGEAEADRAAVYVLKMGQPMRIMDLAERMVRLAGFEPGEDIEIVVSGVRPGERLHEILFAHDEPMAETGLDGVMAAKPIFAGRVRIEAWLARLAAAVKANDETAAKAVLDEAIPDFSRRDSKRPDAPAPPSSQPAAASQP, encoded by the coding sequence ATGGCCGCCCTCCCGAAACAGAACCTCAAGAAGCTCGCCGTCGTCCTGCATGACCTCGCGGTCACGGCGCTGGCGATCTGGCTCGTCTTCGTCGTGCGGTTCGAGGGGGCGCAGCTCACCGAGCACCTGCGTTACCTCCCGCGCTTCCTGCCCTTCTTCGTCGCCTATGCCGGGCTGATCTACTGGCTGTTCTCGCTGTACCGCTCGAAATGGCGCTTCGCCTCGCTGCCGGACCTCTCGAACATCGTCAAGGCGGTCTCCGTCCTGACGGTCTCGCTGCTCGCCGTCGACTACGTGCTGGTCGCGCCGAATTTCTACGGCGCCTTCTATTTCGGCAAGATCTCGATCGCCCTGTACTGGCTCGTGCAGGTCTCCCTGCTCGGTGGCCCGCGGCTGGCCTATCGCTACTTCAAATATGCGCGTTCGCGGACCAGCGCCGTGCGCGAGGCGAGCCTGCCGACGCTACTGCTCGGACGAGGCGTCGAGGTCGAAATGGTGATCCGCGCCATGGAAGCCGGCACGATGCGGCGCCTGCGGCCTGCCGGCATCCTGTCGCCGCGCCCCGACGATCTCGGCCAGTCGATCCGCGGCGTGCCGGTGCTCGGCCTGCTCAGCGATCTCGAACGCGTCGCCGGCGAAGCGATCGAGCGCGGCGAAGCCTATCGCCGCATCGTCGCCACGCCGGCCGCCCTCGTGCCGGAAGCGCAGCCGGAGAAATGGCTGGCCCGCACGCGCAAGCTTGCTTTGCCGATCTCGCGCATCGATAGCTTGGGCGAAGGCGTGCGCGACACCGAAGTCGCGCCGCTCGAGATCGAGGACCTGCTGGTACGCTCGACCGTCACGATCGACCGCTACCGGCTGGGCACGTTCCTGAAGGGCAAGCGCGTCATCGTCACCGGCGGCGGTGGCTCGATCGGCTCCGAGATCTGCCTGCGCTGCGCCGCCTTCGGCGCGGCCGAACTGCTCATCGTCGAAAGCTCGGAACCGGCCCTGTTCCAGATCAGCGAGCAACTCTCCGTTCAGGCACCGGACACCGCCGTCTCCGGCGTACTGGCCGATGTGCGCGACCGCGAGCGCGTCATGCCGCTCTTCGCCGGCTTCAAGCCCGACATCGTCGTCCACGCCGCCGCGCTCAAGCACGTCCCCTATCTGGAGGCGGACTGGAGCGAGGGTATCAAGACCAATATCTTCGGCTCGGTGAACGTCATGGACGCCGCCGTCGCGGCCGGTGCCCGGACCTTCGTGATGATCTCGACCGACAAGGCGATCGAGCCCGTCTCGATGCTGGGCGCGACCAAGCGCTTCGCCGAGATCTATGCGCAGTCGCGCGATGCCGAGCTGGTGGCCGCCGATTCCGGCATCCGTCTCGTCGCGGTGCGCTTCGGCAACGTGCTGGGCTCGGCCGGCTCGGTGGTGCCGAAATTCAAGGCGCAGATCGCCCGCGGCGGACCGGTCACGGTCACCAGCCCCGATATGATCCGCTATTTCATGACGATCCGCGAGGCTTGCGACCTCGTGCTGACCGCCGCCTCCCATGCCCGCGCCGGGGAAGCGGAAGCCGATCGCGCCGCCGTCTATGTGCTCAAGATGGGCCAGCCGATGCGGATCATGGATCTGGCCGAGCGGATGGTCCGCCTCGCCGGCTTCGAGCCCGGCGAGGATATCGAGATTGTCGTCTCCGGCGTCAGGCCGGGCGAGCGCCTGCACGAAATCCTGTTCGCCCATGACGAGCCGATGGCCGAAACCGGGCTCGACGGCGTGATGGCGGCCAAGCCGATCTTCGCCGGCCGCGTCCGGATCGAAGCCTGGCTGGCGCGGCTGGCTGCGGCCGTGAAGGCCAATGACGAGACAGCGGCCAAGGCCGTGCTCGACGAGGCGATCCCGGATTTCAGCCGGCGCGACTCGAAGCGGCCAGACGCGCCAGCGCCGCCTTCGTCTCAACCTGCGGCCGCCAGCCAGCCCTGA